DNA from Daucus carota subsp. sativus chromosome 1, DH1 v3.0, whole genome shotgun sequence:
GACAGGTGAAGAGTGCACCCTTTCGGTGCCAAGCAGCAGTTGCACTTTGGCTCGAGCTTCTCCTCACCCGAAGACGGACAAGTCATGTAATCGACTTGCAAGCAGTACAAGTAACAAGCTTTTGCAACTCCACCAGCTTCTAGCAGCATGCCTGAACAAGGAAAAAACCAATTTATTAGAATTTTGAGACGTTACATATCAGGAAACATGAGCACAAGATTTCACCCGACGCTAGGAGGACAAGGAAAAATATCCCTCTTGAACTCATGCTTGTATTTCTTTAGTTCAGTTGTATACAGAGAACTAGAGAAGGAACAGCACTTCAGTTATATACCATGTGTGAATTGGAGAAAGATTCTGATTTTTAAGTCAACAACATTTTCGTTGACTTCGATTCTTATCCTACAAAGATGAGTGGATTGAAATTATGCTTGAacctttttatattattatgcaTCCAGACAGCCAATATGACTTCTCAAATCGTTCTCCACAATATCAGACTAAATTCAGATTTAGTGTATATTGGTTAAATATTATCTTAACAAAATGATGGGGAAATATGAATGAAAATGTAAGAATTTTTTCATGGTGTCTAAAACTCCATTGATGTAACATGGACAGCCAATTAAGACAAAGCATAGGAGTTTTAGACACTTAAAACACTCACTGGATGAAAACCCATTATATCGATTATGTACTTCCAACTAATAATTCACCCCTAATTATACATTTTACCAATCCAATCCATCAACCAAATTATACAGTATAATGGTATTCACAAAGTGGCATAACGATTGAAGCCCGAAGAGAATGCTCATCAAACCTTCTGAATCTTTTCCTCTCCAATTATCCATCTCGTCAATTGACATGGGTCCCCATATGAAGCTTTACACGAGCTAGGGATGATCCCAAGATCTGCACTAATTCTATTGAAttcctttagagcttcttccaTTTCTTTTTCAACAGATGCATCATTGGACCCATCAAATGTGCCGGCTTGAAGAAAATCGGCATAGAGCTTCTCTGTCTCAGTATCAAGCTGGAATGGTTCCATTGCAGGACCCTGATACAAATGATTTAGTTCAATGAAACTTGTATGTGAAGAATTCTAAAGAACAAGTGTGAATTATAAATCAAAGAACAAATTGTTGCCAATTGCACCAAGTATGAACATTGAGTAGTGACATCACTGTAAGACTACTATGATTAACCAAGTCAACCATAAATCTAGAGCCATAAAttcgttcaaattttaatattctggtATGCCACATAGCTTCATCACAAGGCGACTGGGTTTACCTTTACACAACTAGCTATCTTACCATTTCCAACGTCTATCCAGAGGCAAATTTATATATGCATGCAAACAAACAAACTTAAAAT
Protein-coding regions in this window:
- the LOC108203722 gene encoding proteinase inhibitor PSI-1.2, whose translation is MSSRGIFFLVLLASGMLLEAGGVAKACYLYCLQVDYMTCPSSGEEKLEPKCNCCLAPKGCTLHLSGGSSMLCSKT